The DNA region GTTCCTCATCCATCTCCCACCGCTGAAACGTGGCTTCTCAGGGATCGGGAGCGGATTGAAACGTATAGTCTTTCTGGCTCCAGCCCGTCGTCTGCCAGGTTTGCTCGGCTTTCGTGCTGGTGCGTACAGATTCAGCCTCAGCTCGCTTAGATTGCACTTCTTTCCGACGCTGCTGAATCTGGTTTTGGAGAGCGATCGCCTGCTGGATGCGTTCCTTCGTCAACTGCATCTGCCCCCAAAGCTGATTGCCCTGGCGCAATAAAGCCGCTTCCCGTTCCTCCGCTGGTTTCACCAAATCCAAACGTTGAGCCGCTTTTGCCTTTTCCACCCGTCCATGCCAGCGCTGCACGTCTT from Candidatus Obscuribacterales bacterium includes:
- a CDS encoding TIGR04376 family protein — its product is MGVFEDFSRFLETRLEEFLRDNPHLELMALEEQLYQQEEDAINLLAELQTREQYLKDQILETAQDVQRWHGRVEKAKAAQRLDLVKPAEEREAALLRQGNQLWGQMQLTKERIQQAIALQNQIQQRRKEVQSKRAEAESVRTSTKAEQTWQTTGWSQKDYTFQSAPDP